From Bacillus pumilus, one genomic window encodes:
- a CDS encoding right-handed parallel beta-helix repeat-containing protein, translating into MKRAILGILLILFMTVISFGCQAMTEEAGAKQSTAYYVAPNGNDKNPGTKQKPFRTLKKAASMAKAGAAIYMRGGTYKEKLIVRHSGTKKAPVIFQAYGKEKPVISGASLKGNQADGGLVTIDQKSYITLKGLTVGHLKTNKEDVTPVGIFIKGSGKGVKLLNNRVYDIQTTHKNGNAHGIAVYGTKAPAAIEDIEIKGNTVEKLKLGFSEALVLNGNVNKFRVTHNTVRHTDNIGIDLIGFENVAPSKKYDQVRNGVVSKNKVYEITSAGNPAYGKDISAGGIYVDGGKDIVIDHNITHHNDLGIEVTSEHKGKMADRIRIEHNQVYLNRYTGISIGGYDKKRGGTTNTTISHNILYKNDTAGLEGGQLLMQYQAVNNRITNNIMTASASHYLVVNLYGVNQKNTFQKNVYDDRKGAKASQWVWRGKWMEGYKTYLLKSGQDKGSAHLNPQFVNEKKYDFRLKKSSPAKKIIGS; encoded by the coding sequence ATGAAACGAGCGATACTAGGCATTTTACTTATTTTATTCATGACCGTGATCAGCTTCGGCTGTCAAGCGATGACAGAGGAGGCTGGCGCTAAGCAAAGCACAGCCTATTACGTGGCGCCAAACGGAAACGACAAAAACCCGGGAACGAAGCAAAAACCTTTTCGCACGCTGAAAAAAGCGGCAAGTATGGCGAAAGCCGGGGCAGCTATTTACATGAGAGGCGGCACATACAAAGAGAAATTGATTGTCCGCCATTCAGGTACAAAGAAAGCACCCGTTATCTTTCAAGCTTACGGAAAAGAAAAACCTGTCATTAGCGGGGCTTCTCTTAAGGGAAATCAAGCAGATGGCGGTCTTGTCACGATCGATCAAAAAAGCTACATCACCCTCAAAGGTCTGACGGTGGGACATCTCAAGACGAATAAGGAAGATGTGACACCAGTCGGTATTTTCATCAAAGGAAGCGGCAAAGGCGTCAAACTGCTCAACAACCGAGTGTATGACATTCAGACGACACACAAAAATGGGAATGCGCACGGTATTGCGGTCTATGGAACAAAAGCTCCTGCGGCCATTGAAGACATTGAAATCAAAGGAAACACTGTTGAAAAATTAAAGCTTGGCTTCAGTGAAGCGCTTGTGCTAAATGGGAACGTCAACAAGTTCCGTGTGACACATAACACGGTTCGCCACACAGATAATATAGGCATTGATTTAATTGGTTTTGAGAACGTAGCACCTTCTAAAAAGTACGATCAAGTCAGAAATGGTGTCGTATCTAAAAACAAAGTATATGAGATTACGAGTGCAGGGAATCCAGCCTATGGCAAAGACATCTCCGCTGGCGGAATTTATGTTGATGGCGGAAAGGACATTGTGATTGATCATAACATCACACATCACAATGACCTGGGGATTGAAGTCACAAGTGAACATAAAGGAAAAATGGCAGATCGCATTCGCATCGAACACAATCAAGTGTATTTGAACCGTTATACAGGTATTTCAATTGGCGGCTATGATAAAAAGCGAGGCGGAACAACAAATACGACGATCTCACATAATATTTTGTACAAAAATGACACAGCCGGCTTAGAAGGCGGTCAATTGTTGATGCAATATCAAGCCGTGAACAATCGAATCACGAATAATATTATGACAGCGAGTGCGTCGCATTACTTAGTCGTGAATCTTTATGGAGTGAATCAAAAGAATACCTTCCAGAAGAACGTGTATGACGACCGAAAAGGTGCGAAGGCATCACAGTGGGTATGGCGCGGGAAATGGATGGAAGGCTACAAAACGTATCTCTTGAAAAGCGGCCAAGATAAAGGATCAGCACACCTCAATCCACAATTTGTGAATGAGAAAAAATATGACTTTCGCCTGAAGAAATCATCACCTGCTAAGAAAATCATCGGAAGTTAA
- a CDS encoding branched-chain amino acid aminotransferase — protein MPKQPIRVELSSTKKPKPQSDQLEFGKIFTDHMFVMDYSIDQGWYDPRIIPYQAIPMDPASMVYHYGQSVFEGLKAYVSEDQKILLFRPEKNMERLNRSNDRLCIPQIDTETVLEGLNELIRIDKDWVPDAEGTSLYIRPFIISTEPYLGVAPSSTYKLLIILSPVGSYYKEGIHPVKIAVENEFVRAVKGGTGNAKTAGNYASSLKAQQVAETKGFSQVLWLDGVEKKYIEEVGSMNIFFKINGEIVTPELNGSILEGITRNSVLELLKHWGIPVTERKISIDELIEAHQSGELEEIFGTGTAAVISPVGELIYHDQPYVIQDGQTGEVSKKLYEAITGIQKGTQPDIFGWTVEVDSVVKQT, from the coding sequence ATGCCAAAACAACCCATCCGCGTTGAACTTAGTTCAACAAAAAAACCAAAACCTCAATCTGATCAACTTGAATTCGGAAAAATCTTCACAGATCACATGTTTGTGATGGATTATTCCATTGATCAAGGCTGGTACGATCCCAGAATTATACCTTATCAGGCCATTCCAATGGACCCAGCTTCGATGGTCTACCATTATGGGCAATCTGTTTTTGAAGGCTTAAAAGCTTATGTTTCTGAGGATCAGAAAATTCTCTTATTCCGTCCGGAAAAGAACATGGAACGCTTAAACAGATCCAATGACCGCCTGTGTATCCCACAAATTGATACAGAAACGGTTTTAGAGGGCTTAAATGAACTCATTCGCATTGATAAGGATTGGGTACCTGATGCAGAGGGCACTTCCTTGTATATCCGTCCATTCATTATTTCCACTGAGCCGTATTTAGGCGTTGCGCCGTCAAGCACGTATAAGCTGCTGATTATCTTATCTCCAGTGGGATCTTACTATAAAGAAGGCATCCACCCGGTCAAAATTGCAGTTGAAAACGAATTTGTCCGTGCCGTTAAGGGCGGGACAGGAAATGCCAAAACAGCTGGAAACTATGCCTCAAGCCTCAAGGCACAGCAAGTCGCTGAAACCAAAGGCTTTTCACAGGTTCTTTGGCTTGATGGAGTCGAGAAAAAGTACATTGAAGAAGTCGGGAGTATGAATATCTTCTTTAAAATCAATGGAGAAATCGTGACGCCTGAATTGAACGGCAGCATTTTAGAAGGCATCACCCGTAACTCTGTACTTGAGCTGTTAAAACATTGGGGTATTCCAGTGACAGAGCGTAAAATTTCGATTGATGAGTTAATTGAAGCACATCAATCAGGTGAGCTTGAAGAAATTTTTGGAACTGGAACGGCGGCCGTCATCTCTCCTGTCGGGGAATTAATTTATCACGATCAGCCATATGTGATTCAAGATGGTCAAACAGGTGAAGTATCGAAGAAATTGTATGAGGCCATTACCGGTATTCAAAAAGGAACACAGCCAGATATCTTCGGCTGGACAGTAGAAGTCGACTCGGTCGTTAAGCAGACATAA
- a CDS encoding 6-phospho-beta-glucosidase: MKDGIKIVTIGGGSSYTPELVEGFIKRYHELPVKELWLVDIEAGQEKLNIVGALAKRMVEKAGLPIEVHLTLDRREALKDADFVTTQFRVGLLEARAKDERIPLKYGVIGQETNGPGGLFKGLRTIPVILDIVKDMEELCPDAWLVNFTNPAGMVTEAVLRYTNLKKVVGLCNVPIGIKMGIAKALDVDVERIEVQFAGLNHMVYGLDVYLDGVSIMDQVLDELGNPNSQWSMKNIEAKNWEPSFVKGLGVIPCPYHRYYYKTKDMLEEEQKAAQEKGTRAEVVQQVEQELFELYKNPDLSIKPPQLEKRGGAYYSDAACNLISSIYNDKHDIQPVNTVNRGAIASIPAESAVEVNCIITKDGPKPIATGDLPVAVRGLVQQIKSFERVAAEAAVTGDYETALVAMTINPLVPSDEIAKQILDEMLEAHREYLPQFFKSVKA, encoded by the coding sequence ATGAAAGATGGAATCAAAATTGTCACAATAGGCGGAGGATCGAGCTATACGCCTGAGCTTGTCGAAGGGTTTATCAAACGATATCATGAATTGCCTGTAAAGGAATTATGGCTAGTGGATATTGAAGCGGGTCAGGAAAAGTTAAACATCGTGGGCGCTCTCGCGAAACGCATGGTTGAAAAAGCCGGTCTGCCGATTGAGGTACACCTGACGCTTGACCGCCGGGAAGCCCTGAAGGACGCAGATTTCGTGACGACACAATTTCGTGTAGGACTGCTGGAAGCACGGGCAAAAGATGAGAGAATCCCGCTTAAATACGGCGTCATCGGTCAGGAAACGAACGGACCAGGCGGTTTATTTAAAGGTCTTCGGACCATCCCGGTCATTCTAGACATCGTGAAGGATATGGAAGAACTTTGTCCAGATGCATGGCTTGTGAACTTTACAAATCCGGCAGGCATGGTCACAGAAGCTGTGCTGCGCTACACAAATCTAAAAAAAGTAGTCGGTCTATGCAATGTACCAATTGGGATCAAAATGGGGATTGCCAAGGCGCTTGATGTGGATGTTGAGCGAATCGAGGTACAGTTTGCGGGCCTCAATCACATGGTCTATGGGTTAGACGTGTATTTAGACGGGGTCAGCATCATGGATCAAGTGCTCGATGAATTGGGAAATCCGAATAGTCAGTGGTCTATGAAGAACATTGAAGCGAAAAACTGGGAACCTTCTTTTGTGAAAGGCTTAGGGGTGATCCCATGTCCGTATCATCGCTATTACTATAAAACGAAAGATATGCTGGAAGAAGAGCAAAAAGCGGCCCAAGAAAAAGGAACAAGAGCAGAGGTTGTACAGCAGGTCGAGCAAGAATTATTTGAGCTCTATAAAAATCCTGATTTATCGATTAAACCACCGCAGCTCGAAAAAAGAGGCGGGGCGTATTACAGTGATGCGGCATGTAACTTAATCAGCTCCATCTATAATGATAAGCATGACATCCAACCTGTCAATACAGTGAACAGAGGGGCGATTGCCAGCATTCCGGCTGAATCAGCGGTTGAAGTGAACTGTATCATTACGAAGGACGGACCAAAACCAATTGCGACGGGCGATCTGCCTGTAGCTGTGAGAGGGCTCGTTCAACAAATCAAATCATTCGAGCGTGTGGCAGCAGAAGCGGCTGTAACAGGAGATTACGAGACGGCTCTTGTGGCGATGACGATTAATCCGCTTGTCCCATCTGATGAAATTGCAAAGCAAATTTTAGATGAAATGCTCGAAGCGCATCGTGAATATTTACCGCAATTCTTCAAATCAGTCAAAGCGTAA
- a CDS encoding PTS lactose/cellobiose transporter subunit IIA — translation MEMEQIVFQLILHGGNGRSSAMEAITSAKQGNFDEAKQKLQEAQDALNEAHHAQTELIQGEIRGEKTDISLLMIHAQDHLMNAMTVKELAAEIIELHEKMKQLGGVNS, via the coding sequence ATGGAAATGGAACAAATTGTGTTTCAACTCATCTTACATGGCGGGAATGGCAGAAGCTCTGCGATGGAGGCCATTACAAGTGCAAAGCAAGGAAACTTTGATGAGGCGAAGCAAAAATTGCAGGAAGCACAAGACGCGTTAAATGAGGCGCATCACGCACAGACAGAGCTGATCCAAGGAGAAATTAGAGGAGAAAAGACCGACATCAGTCTCTTAATGATCCATGCACAGGATCATCTCATGAACGCAATGACCGTCAAGGAACTCGCGGCGGAAATCATCGAGCTCCATGAAAAAATGAAGCAACTCGGAGGTGTCAATTCATGA
- the celB gene encoding PTS cellobiose transporter subunit IIC, with amino-acid sequence MNGFNRFLEEKVMPFAGKIAAQRHLQALRDGIVLTMPLIIVGSLFLILANLPIPGYSDFMASIFGAEWATKLSYPVNATFDIMALVATFGIAYRLAEKYAVDALSSGAIAVAAFLLATPYQVPFTPEGSTEAILVGGGIPVTLMGSKGLFVAMIIAMLSTEIYRFIVQRNIVIRMPDGVPPAVSKSFIALIPGFVVITLIWVVRLVIEMTPFESIHNIITVLIGTPLSILGGSLGGSIVAIGVQMLLWACGIHGATIVGGVMGPIWLGAMDENRLAFQAGEVLPNIFTAQFFEIFINVGGSGATLALVLTMILRARSKQMKQLGRLAIGPAIFNINEPIIFGMPIVMNPMLLIPFILTPIMMIITTYIGMSTGLVAKPAGIAVPWTMPPIISGYLATGGKISGAVMQLINLALSFALYYPFFRMWDKQKLKEESELETKASTDENVVSM; translated from the coding sequence ATGAATGGATTCAACCGATTTCTAGAAGAGAAGGTCATGCCGTTTGCAGGGAAGATTGCCGCTCAAAGACATTTACAAGCATTGCGTGACGGAATTGTTTTAACCATGCCTCTCATTATTGTCGGTTCACTGTTTCTCATTTTAGCCAACCTTCCGATCCCAGGATACAGCGATTTTATGGCAAGTATCTTCGGAGCTGAATGGGCCACGAAACTATCCTATCCTGTTAATGCAACCTTTGACATTATGGCACTTGTTGCCACCTTCGGGATTGCCTACAGGCTTGCTGAAAAGTATGCAGTGGATGCCCTATCATCTGGTGCGATCGCTGTTGCAGCTTTCCTTTTGGCGACACCATATCAAGTTCCTTTCACACCTGAAGGTTCAACAGAAGCCATCCTAGTAGGTGGGGGAATTCCAGTCACATTGATGGGCAGTAAAGGGTTATTCGTTGCCATGATTATTGCCATGCTTTCAACTGAAATTTACCGATTCATTGTCCAGCGGAATATCGTCATTAGGATGCCTGATGGTGTACCGCCAGCAGTGAGTAAATCGTTTATCGCACTTATTCCAGGTTTTGTGGTCATCACGCTGATCTGGGTCGTTAGACTTGTGATTGAGATGACACCATTTGAGAGTATTCATAATATCATCACGGTCTTAATTGGCACACCGCTTTCCATTCTTGGTGGAAGCTTAGGCGGAAGTATTGTCGCCATTGGTGTGCAAATGCTCCTCTGGGCATGTGGTATTCACGGAGCAACCATTGTCGGCGGCGTCATGGGCCCAATTTGGCTCGGTGCGATGGATGAGAACCGTCTCGCATTCCAAGCAGGAGAAGTGCTGCCAAATATCTTCACAGCGCAGTTCTTTGAAATCTTCATCAATGTCGGCGGAAGCGGTGCAACGCTTGCTTTAGTGCTGACGATGATCTTACGTGCCAGAAGTAAACAAATGAAACAGCTTGGCCGACTTGCCATTGGGCCAGCCATCTTTAACATCAACGAACCGATCATTTTTGGAATGCCGATTGTCATGAACCCAATGCTTCTCATTCCGTTTATTCTTACGCCAATCATGATGATCATCACCACATATATCGGAATGAGCACAGGACTTGTAGCAAAACCAGCGGGGATTGCTGTTCCATGGACGATGCCGCCCATCATTTCAGGCTATCTCGCCACAGGAGGCAAAATCTCTGGTGCTGTCATGCAGCTGATTAACCTGGCGTTGTCATTCGCTTTATACTACCCATTCTTTAGAATGTGGGATAAGCAGAAATTAAAAGAAGAAAGTGAGCTAGAAACAAAAGCATCAACTGATGAAAATGTCGTCAGCATGTAA
- a CDS encoding PTS sugar transporter subunit IIB — translation MNILLVCAAGMSTSLLVTKMEKSAQEQGKDYRIWAVSGDSAKSHIDQADVLLLGPQVRYLLPQMKKLGEEKGIPVDVINTVHYGVCNGAEVLKSAEQLVNG, via the coding sequence ATGAACATCTTATTGGTTTGTGCAGCAGGTATGTCAACAAGCTTACTAGTCACAAAAATGGAGAAAAGCGCACAAGAACAAGGAAAAGACTATCGTATTTGGGCAGTATCTGGAGATTCAGCAAAAAGTCATATTGATCAAGCCGATGTGCTTTTATTAGGACCACAGGTTCGATATTTATTACCACAAATGAAAAAGCTCGGAGAAGAAAAAGGAATTCCAGTCGACGTCATTAATACCGTGCATTATGGCGTATGTAATGGGGCTGAGGTTTTAAAATCTGCTGAACAGTTAGTGAACGGATAA
- a CDS encoding BglG family transcription antiterminator — protein sequence MLSKRLAHILSQLMAAETPITSAALSVSLQVTSRTIRTDIKELNDRLAPYQAAVSAVRGAGYELLINDENAFRRFMKEEVEQEEPLAVLPEERVRFILKKLLLAESYVKLEDLQDQLFISKSTMSNDMKWVKRKLEPFDLKLDAKPNKGCRIKGSEMKIRYCMSEYLFNERRSCQTMLNTAVTILPKHELELIQKTMIDYINEERMNLSDICMNNLIVHVAIACKRIRHGNYVSVLPEEINEIPQAKEYKVAKKMVECLEGLLDVSFPQEEIVYIAIHLLGTAKMVQSFSSSGQKQIVDDDTSRLVQLMLQAIDQKLQLDLAGDAELMIGLSLHLKPAMTRCKYGMNLRNPMLDEIKAGYPLAFEAGIIASRVLEEEEGLSIHENEIGYMALHFGAALERRKMEIPPKRCLIVCASGAGSARLLQDRLRSQFGSKLTILGTAELYSFPHVSLHALDLIITTVPIQMDLPIPVIQVNTILGGGDFLKIEEALTSETRVTLASQYMKKELVFTKCAFQTKEEVITFLTEKIIDMGLAPAELTPSVMEREEAAPTSFGHYTAIPHPMTPLTEETFWAICTLEKPIIWGEKKVQFVCLLCVEKENAKDLKGMYRLLGELVHNVKFIQHLIACDTFEDMLDTMYKKVPSYKN from the coding sequence ATGCTGAGTAAAAGACTGGCGCACATCTTAAGTCAGCTCATGGCAGCGGAGACCCCGATCACAAGCGCTGCGCTTTCTGTCAGCTTACAAGTGACAAGCCGCACCATTCGTACAGACATCAAGGAACTGAACGACCGTCTCGCTCCTTATCAAGCGGCTGTATCAGCTGTTCGAGGAGCTGGCTATGAGCTGTTGATCAACGATGAGAATGCCTTTCGCCGTTTTATGAAAGAGGAGGTCGAACAGGAAGAGCCACTGGCTGTTCTGCCGGAGGAGCGCGTTCGGTTTATTTTAAAGAAGCTGCTTCTCGCAGAGTCTTATGTGAAACTGGAAGACTTACAGGACCAGCTGTTTATTAGTAAATCGACGATGAGTAACGATATGAAATGGGTCAAACGCAAGCTTGAGCCATTTGATCTGAAGCTGGATGCGAAGCCGAATAAAGGCTGCCGAATCAAAGGATCGGAGATGAAAATTCGTTATTGTATGTCAGAATATTTATTCAATGAACGCCGTTCCTGCCAAACGATGCTGAACACAGCAGTCACCATTTTGCCAAAACATGAATTGGAATTGATTCAGAAAACAATGATTGATTATATCAATGAAGAAAGAATGAATCTATCAGACATTTGCATGAATAATTTAATCGTTCATGTTGCGATTGCCTGCAAACGGATTAGACACGGAAACTATGTATCTGTTTTGCCAGAGGAAATCAATGAGATACCACAGGCAAAGGAATATAAGGTCGCTAAAAAAATGGTGGAATGCCTTGAAGGACTGCTGGACGTCTCTTTTCCACAAGAGGAGATCGTCTATATCGCCATTCATTTATTAGGAACAGCCAAAATGGTACAGTCCTTTTCATCGAGTGGTCAAAAACAAATTGTGGATGATGACACGAGCCGTCTTGTTCAGCTTATGCTCCAAGCCATTGATCAAAAACTGCAGCTTGATTTAGCCGGCGATGCGGAATTAATGATTGGACTGAGTCTGCACTTAAAGCCAGCCATGACCCGGTGTAAATATGGAATGAACTTAAGAAATCCGATGCTTGATGAAATAAAGGCGGGGTATCCACTTGCTTTTGAAGCAGGTATTATCGCCAGCAGGGTCCTAGAAGAAGAGGAGGGGCTGAGTATTCATGAGAATGAAATCGGATATATGGCGCTTCATTTTGGTGCGGCTTTAGAGCGGAGGAAAATGGAGATTCCGCCGAAGCGATGTCTCATTGTCTGTGCATCTGGTGCAGGGAGTGCAAGGCTGCTTCAGGATCGTTTGCGGTCACAATTTGGGTCAAAACTGACCATTTTAGGAACAGCAGAGCTTTATTCGTTTCCGCATGTGTCTTTACATGCCCTGGATTTGATTATTACAACGGTCCCGATTCAGATGGATTTACCGATTCCAGTCATACAAGTAAACACCATTTTAGGAGGCGGCGACTTTTTAAAAATTGAAGAAGCCCTGACGAGTGAAACAAGGGTGACATTGGCCTCTCAATATATGAAAAAGGAATTGGTCTTTACAAAATGCGCCTTTCAAACAAAGGAAGAGGTCATCACCTTTCTCACGGAAAAAATCATCGATATGGGTTTAGCACCAGCAGAGCTTACACCTTCTGTGATGGAAAGAGAAGAGGCTGCTCCTACATCCTTCGGGCATTATACAGCCATTCCGCACCCTATGACGCCGCTGACAGAAGAGACGTTTTGGGCGATATGTACATTAGAAAAACCGATCATATGGGGAGAGAAAAAAGTTCAATTTGTCTGCTTGCTTTGTGTCGAAAAAGAGAATGCCAAAGATTTAAAAGGGATGTACCGTCTGCTGGGCGAGCTTGTGCATAATGTGAAATTCATTCAGCATCTCATCGCCTGTGATACATTTGAAGACATGCTGGATACCATGTATAAAAAGGTCCCTTCGTACAAGAACTAA
- a CDS encoding class F sortase, whose protein sequence is MGVPKNTDNTAWFKDGPKPVDKGNAVMNGHVDNKWGPSVFYRLKELKKGNKVIVTSSSGKKRTFEVIKVQSYPREEKPNAFFGYAFTRNLNFITCTGTFDHAAGTHEKRLVVFTQLIPS, encoded by the coding sequence ATGGGCGTCCCAAAAAATACGGACAACACAGCTTGGTTTAAAGATGGTCCAAAGCCAGTAGATAAAGGAAATGCCGTCATGAATGGCCATGTTGATAATAAATGGGGACCTTCTGTTTTTTATCGATTAAAGGAGCTAAAAAAGGGAAACAAGGTAATCGTGACGTCCTCGTCAGGAAAAAAGCGAACTTTTGAAGTGATCAAAGTGCAAAGCTATCCGCGTGAAGAAAAGCCGAATGCGTTTTTCGGGTACGCTTTTACACGGAATCTCAATTTCATTACGTGTACAGGGACATTTGATCATGCAGCAGGGACTCATGAAAAGAGACTGGTTGTCTTTACCCAGCTGATCCCTTCATAA
- a CDS encoding copper amine oxidase, producing the protein MNMKKAILTIPLSAALLFPAAHSASAHEGHMHGEAKKTSSSQEVSNKATDLRAALDQLFSEHAYLAVITMQKGIDGSKDFKQAAAALNDNTNDLSEAIASVYGKKAGKQFKDIWSSHIGYFVDYVQATAKKDEAGKKKAVKQLDQYRMKQADMLDQATDGRLKASELEEGLKMHVNELLKAFDSYTEKDFDTTYETVRKSIHHMFEVGKGVSWAITDQFPGKFDHKSVDTPAADLREDLNYLFSEHLALAVVAMQKGNDGSKDFDQAAAALNENTNDLSDAIASFYGKDAGKQFKDIWSSHIGYLVDYVKADASGDKEAKEKAGKNLDAYRMKQAKFLDQATNGRLKAADLEAGLKMHIDELIKTYTSYHNGEYDQLYPTVREAYGHMFMVGQDVTAAIVDQHPEMFKSKMPNEMPKTGMGGTAGPLGMSYEAFAGMIASLILAGGAAGAFFLTRPKTSN; encoded by the coding sequence ATGAACATGAAAAAAGCGATTTTAACCATTCCACTTAGCGCAGCATTACTATTTCCGGCAGCTCATAGCGCAAGTGCACACGAAGGACATATGCATGGAGAGGCAAAGAAGACATCTTCGTCACAAGAGGTGTCAAACAAAGCAACCGATCTTCGAGCAGCACTAGACCAGTTATTTTCGGAGCATGCCTACTTAGCAGTCATCACAATGCAAAAGGGAATTGACGGTAGCAAAGATTTTAAACAAGCAGCGGCAGCGCTAAATGACAACACAAATGACTTATCGGAAGCCATCGCTTCTGTGTACGGAAAAAAAGCAGGGAAACAATTCAAAGACATTTGGTCAAGTCATATCGGCTACTTTGTTGATTATGTACAAGCAACGGCAAAGAAAGATGAAGCAGGTAAAAAGAAAGCAGTTAAGCAGCTTGACCAATATCGCATGAAACAAGCTGATATGCTCGATCAAGCAACAGACGGCAGATTGAAAGCTAGCGAACTAGAAGAAGGCTTAAAAATGCACGTCAATGAACTGTTAAAAGCGTTTGATAGCTACACTGAAAAGGATTTTGATACGACCTATGAAACGGTTAGAAAATCCATTCATCATATGTTTGAAGTCGGTAAAGGCGTATCGTGGGCGATCACAGATCAATTTCCTGGGAAATTTGATCACAAATCAGTCGACACACCAGCAGCAGACCTTCGTGAAGATTTAAACTACTTGTTCTCAGAGCATTTGGCGCTTGCGGTCGTTGCTATGCAAAAAGGAAATGATGGCAGCAAGGACTTTGATCAAGCAGCGGCAGCTTTGAACGAAAACACAAATGATTTATCAGATGCGATTGCCTCTTTTTATGGCAAGGATGCAGGAAAACAATTCAAAGACATTTGGTCAAGCCATATCGGTTACTTAGTTGATTATGTCAAAGCGGATGCATCAGGAGACAAAGAAGCGAAAGAAAAAGCGGGGAAAAACTTAGATGCGTATCGAATGAAGCAAGCGAAATTTTTAGATCAAGCGACAAATGGACGTTTGAAGGCAGCAGATTTAGAGGCTGGCTTGAAAATGCATATTGATGAGCTGATCAAAACATATACGTCATACCATAATGGCGAATATGATCAGCTTTATCCAACAGTGAGAGAGGCGTACGGTCATATGTTCATGGTCGGTCAAGATGTCACAGCAGCAATTGTTGATCAGCATCCTGAAATGTTCAAATCCAAGATGCCTAATGAAATGCCTAAAACAGGTATGGGAGGTACAGCCGGTCCTTTAGGTATGTCATATGAAGCATTTGCGGGAATGATCGCAAGTTTGATCCTAGCCGGCGGTGCAGCGGGTGCGTTCTTCCTTACTCGCCCTAAGACATCAAATTAA